The following proteins are encoded in a genomic region of Thiomonas sp. X19:
- a CDS encoding transporter: MLALKEFRTTAYGLPDLLPWAALVDDGIVLTKAGAFLAAWDYRGPDLDSATPEELRAMAARLNAALKLGDGWVLHCDAVRAPAPGYAPQGAFPDRTTRLIDDLRRAAHEGTAVGYASRYVLTVTWFPMPDAASRAADLFVDGRIKATASRNLERFQEQIRELEGRLSSLLHIRRLTDRVDARSGTVSSPLLAHLEQCVSLSPARRAVVMPEVPMYLDAILGHHDFATGFVPRVGRRHLACIAVGQAAGGTTGLPSYSFPGILDVLSRLPLSYRWSNRFIALDPGQAETVLNRYRSKWAMKRKSMLNLLRENAGGQATHINADADRMAADAVQALAEASSGMVRYGYFTSVLLLAHEDAEILDEMVREVAKWIENQGFGARIEEVNAVEAYLGSMPGNTAANVRRPLIHTLNLAHLLPFTAVWAGPDKNPCPFYPPDSPPLLYAKTDGATPFRLTLHAGDVGHTVILGPTGSGKSTLLATLVAQHFRYPKAQVFAFDKGYSLLPLCWGAGGRHDDIGGEHDDLAFCPLGRVHEPGEQVWAAEWLEQLCELQGLTILPQHRQEIYRAVVQLGQSTDQQRQRTLTHLLALVQDQTLRDALQAYTLRGMAGHLLDAEVDGLAEDPFQVFEMEHLLHKGDKLVLPVLSYLFHRIEQRLAGQPTLLVLDEAWILLGHPVFKAKIREWLKVLRKVNTAVVFATQSLSDLTQSGIADVIVESCPTKILLPNPEAQTENVRPAYEGIGLNRRQIEILALATPKRQYYVMHPDGRRLFELGLSDPELAFVGVSGKEDLARIRALRSQLGDAWPAQWLRERGQHQAAQHWESYR; this comes from the coding sequence ATGCTGGCCCTCAAGGAGTTCCGCACCACCGCCTACGGTCTGCCCGACCTGCTGCCCTGGGCCGCTCTGGTCGACGACGGCATCGTGCTGACCAAGGCTGGCGCCTTCCTCGCCGCCTGGGACTACCGCGGCCCCGACCTCGATTCCGCCACGCCCGAGGAACTCAGGGCGATGGCCGCGCGCCTCAATGCCGCCCTCAAGCTGGGGGATGGCTGGGTGCTCCACTGCGACGCCGTGCGCGCGCCAGCACCAGGCTATGCGCCCCAGGGCGCCTTCCCCGATCGCACCACCCGGTTGATCGACGATCTGCGCCGTGCCGCGCACGAGGGTACGGCGGTGGGCTATGCCAGCCGCTACGTGCTCACCGTCACCTGGTTCCCGATGCCGGACGCTGCCAGCCGGGCTGCCGACCTGTTCGTCGATGGCCGCATCAAGGCCACGGCCAGTCGCAACCTGGAACGCTTCCAGGAGCAGATCCGCGAACTCGAAGGCCGGCTCTCCAGCCTGCTGCACATTCGGCGCCTCACCGACCGGGTCGATGCACGCAGCGGGACGGTGAGCAGCCCGCTGCTGGCCCACCTGGAGCAATGCGTCAGTCTCTCCCCGGCCCGCCGCGCGGTCGTCATGCCCGAGGTGCCGATGTATCTGGACGCCATCTTGGGCCACCATGACTTCGCCACCGGCTTCGTGCCCCGCGTCGGGCGCCGACATCTGGCCTGCATCGCGGTGGGCCAGGCGGCGGGCGGAACGACCGGACTGCCTTCGTACAGCTTCCCCGGCATCCTCGACGTCCTCTCCCGCCTGCCGCTGTCCTACCGCTGGAGCAACCGCTTCATCGCCCTGGATCCCGGCCAGGCCGAGACGGTACTGAACCGCTACCGCAGCAAGTGGGCGATGAAGCGCAAGAGCATGCTCAACCTGCTGCGCGAGAACGCCGGCGGCCAGGCCACCCACATCAATGCCGATGCCGACCGCATGGCGGCCGACGCCGTGCAGGCCCTGGCCGAGGCCTCCAGCGGCATGGTGCGCTATGGCTACTTCACCAGTGTGCTGCTGCTGGCGCATGAGGATGCCGAGATCCTGGACGAGATGGTGCGGGAGGTGGCCAAGTGGATCGAGAACCAGGGCTTTGGCGCCCGCATCGAGGAGGTCAATGCGGTGGAGGCCTACCTCGGCAGCATGCCGGGCAACACCGCAGCCAATGTGCGCCGCCCCCTGATCCACACCCTGAACCTGGCGCACCTGCTGCCGTTCACCGCCGTGTGGGCAGGACCCGACAAGAACCCCTGTCCCTTCTATCCGCCGGACAGCCCCCCATTGCTGTACGCCAAGACCGACGGCGCCACGCCGTTCCGGCTCACCCTGCACGCCGGCGACGTCGGCCACACCGTCATCCTTGGCCCCACCGGGTCGGGCAAATCCACCCTGCTGGCCACCCTGGTGGCGCAGCACTTCCGTTACCCCAAAGCGCAGGTGTTCGCCTTCGACAAGGGCTATTCCCTGCTGCCGCTGTGCTGGGGCGCGGGCGGCCGGCATGACGACATCGGCGGTGAGCATGACGATCTGGCCTTCTGCCCGTTGGGCCGGGTGCATGAACCCGGCGAGCAGGTCTGGGCCGCCGAATGGCTGGAGCAGCTCTGCGAGCTGCAGGGCCTCACCATCCTGCCGCAGCACCGCCAGGAGATCTACCGTGCCGTGGTGCAACTGGGTCAGTCCACCGACCAGCAGCGCCAGCGCACGCTGACGCACCTCCTGGCCTTGGTGCAGGACCAGACCCTGCGCGACGCCCTGCAGGCCTACACCCTGCGCGGCATGGCCGGACACCTGCTGGATGCCGAGGTCGACGGTCTGGCCGAGGACCCGTTCCAGGTGTTCGAGATGGAACACCTCCTGCACAAGGGCGACAAGCTGGTGCTGCCGGTGCTGAGCTATCTGTTCCATCGCATCGAGCAGCGCCTGGCGGGCCAGCCCACGCTGCTGGTGCTCGACGAGGCCTGGATCCTGCTCGGCCACCCGGTGTTCAAGGCCAAGATCCGCGAGTGGCTGAAAGTGTTGCGCAAGGTCAATACCGCAGTGGTGTTCGCCACCCAGTCGCTGAGCGACCTGACCCAGTCGGGCATTGCCGACGTGATCGTCGAGTCCTGTCCGACCAAGATCCTGCTGCCCAACCCCGAAGCCCAGACCGAGAACGTGCGGCCTGCTTATGAGGGCATCGGTCTGAACCGCAGGCAGATCGAGATCCTCGCGCTGGCCACGCCCAAGCGCCAGTACTACGTCATGCACCCGGACGGCCGCCGGTTGTTCGAACTCGGCCTGTCCGACCCTGAACTGGCCTTCGTCGGCGTCTCCGGCAAGGAAGACCTCGCCCGCATCCGCGCACTGCGAAGCCAGCTGGGCGATGCCTGGCCTGCCCAGTGGCTGCGCGAACGCGGCCAGCACCAGGCCGCCCAACACTGGGAGTCATATCGATGA
- the trbJ gene encoding P-type conjugative transfer protein TrbJ, whose amino-acid sequence MNTRKPRIRCLAARVANVVASVAITTAITTSPAHATGLIAGATFPEQIVQEITLVEQYVAQADQLTQQIQMVMNQARNLTSLPMQMWASASAPLQQMVQLVGHAQGLSYAAQNTVAAVQAQYGAPNAVLSNYAASLQQWTGNLNNQIAGVLQQYDLNATNFQTTQSALQEVQEASLSAAGRMQVLQAGNQISGLMLNQLQSLQSDIQAGNQAMLNFIGTQVNTRQHDRNVQQDWLDGNANYTPGG is encoded by the coding sequence ATGAACACCAGGAAGCCTCGCATCCGTTGCCTTGCTGCTCGGGTCGCGAACGTGGTGGCCAGCGTAGCCATCACCACAGCCATCACCACGTCCCCGGCCCACGCCACGGGCTTGATCGCCGGGGCCACCTTCCCCGAGCAGATCGTGCAGGAGATCACCCTGGTGGAGCAGTATGTGGCCCAGGCCGATCAGCTCACCCAGCAGATCCAGATGGTGATGAACCAGGCGCGCAACCTGACGAGCCTGCCGATGCAGATGTGGGCCAGCGCGAGTGCCCCGCTGCAACAGATGGTGCAACTCGTCGGCCACGCGCAGGGCTTGAGCTATGCCGCGCAGAACACCGTCGCCGCGGTGCAGGCGCAGTACGGCGCGCCGAACGCCGTGTTGAGCAACTATGCGGCAAGTCTGCAGCAGTGGACCGGCAATCTCAACAACCAGATCGCCGGCGTCTTGCAGCAGTACGACCTGAATGCGACGAACTTCCAGACCACGCAATCGGCCCTGCAGGAGGTCCAGGAGGCCAGCCTATCGGCCGCCGGGCGCATGCAGGTGCTGCAGGCCGGCAACCAGATCTCCGGACTCATGCTCAACCAGTTGCAAAGCCTGCAGTCCGACATCCAGGCCGGCAACCAGGCGATGCTCAACTTCATCGGCACTCAGGTCAACACCCGCCAGCACGACCGCAACGTGCAGCAGGACTGGCTCGACGGCAACGCGAACTACACGCCTGGGGGTTGA
- the trbL gene encoding P-type conjugative transfer protein TrbL gives MKVIRVATGLQFGSCLLLLAVMVSSPSAHAAGVLDTIQSSMQAASTGWMRIAEGYAKTIFAALAVFELVWSGAQYTLQKNDLSDFMVAVLFKVSALAFFYTLMLEASTWMPLVIQSFTTMGQTISGTPPLTPSGVFDQGVNLATRIITAVSNAQYGLTEIGQALLADIVVGLTGFIVVIAYALIALQFLMTLIESYIVLGGGAVMLGFMGSRWTANWGEKYFGYAVSVGVKLLVVYLIVGFGTTLTAQELALLKARLDAHGVPPLSNLLDIGLSALVFGGVAWNVPGLAGSFMNGTPSMSLGNMAAPMAGISAGVIAAGAAATGGLARLATLTQGSAGGGLPLGVGGGGVGGGGVGDGGTAGTPGAVGSVGGMDRLAALGSMTGAAGQGAADLARGNPSGGGSTAAWNAGPAQTPRAAIPALPSSMANAQTFSNPPMDPPQSTNPQQVGADQGSGAQATASRTSDLVPPASGNADTVGAPTAGAGAAGDRAQAGASSSLDRLAARMGQIQDNAAGRALQHVTGHDGNAGGLTIRLVHPD, from the coding sequence ATGAAGGTCATCCGCGTGGCAACCGGCCTGCAGTTCGGCTCTTGCCTGCTCCTGCTCGCCGTGATGGTGAGCAGCCCGTCTGCCCATGCCGCAGGGGTGCTCGACACCATCCAGAGCAGCATGCAGGCTGCCTCCACCGGCTGGATGCGCATCGCCGAAGGTTATGCCAAGACGATCTTCGCGGCGCTTGCGGTGTTCGAGCTCGTCTGGTCGGGGGCGCAGTACACCTTGCAGAAGAACGACCTGAGCGACTTCATGGTGGCGGTGCTGTTCAAGGTCTCGGCGCTGGCCTTCTTCTACACCCTGATGCTCGAGGCGTCGACCTGGATGCCCCTCGTCATCCAGAGCTTCACCACCATGGGCCAGACCATCAGCGGCACCCCACCCCTGACCCCAAGCGGCGTGTTCGATCAGGGCGTCAACCTCGCCACCCGGATCATCACGGCGGTGAGCAACGCCCAGTACGGCCTTACCGAAATCGGCCAGGCCCTGCTGGCCGACATCGTCGTGGGTCTGACCGGTTTCATCGTCGTGATCGCCTATGCCCTGATCGCCCTGCAGTTCCTCATGACCTTGATCGAGAGCTATATCGTGCTGGGGGGAGGCGCCGTCATGCTCGGCTTCATGGGCTCGCGCTGGACCGCGAACTGGGGCGAGAAGTACTTCGGCTATGCGGTGAGCGTCGGGGTCAAGCTGCTCGTGGTTTACTTGATCGTCGGTTTCGGCACCACGCTCACCGCCCAGGAACTGGCCCTGCTCAAGGCCAGGCTCGATGCCCATGGTGTGCCGCCCCTGTCCAATCTGCTCGACATCGGGCTCTCGGCCCTGGTGTTCGGCGGCGTGGCCTGGAACGTGCCGGGGCTTGCCGGCAGCTTCATGAACGGCACGCCGAGCATGAGCTTGGGCAACATGGCCGCGCCGATGGCCGGGATCTCCGCCGGAGTCATTGCAGCCGGGGCTGCGGCTACGGGGGGACTGGCCAGGCTGGCCACACTGACCCAGGGCTCGGCTGGTGGCGGGCTGCCGCTCGGGGTGGGTGGGGGAGGTGTGGGAGGCGGAGGAGTGGGAGATGGAGGGACTGCGGGCACGCCAGGTGCCGTGGGATCGGTCGGTGGCATGGACAGGCTGGCGGCGCTGGGCAGTATGACCGGGGCTGCAGGGCAGGGGGCTGCAGACCTTGCACGTGGGAATCCCAGCGGTGGGGGCTCCACGGCAGCATGGAACGCAGGGCCCGCGCAAACCCCGCGCGCAGCCATTCCGGCCTTGCCGTCCAGCATGGCCAACGCGCAAACGTTTAGCAACCCGCCCATGGATCCACCGCAGTCGACCAACCCGCAGCAAGTGGGGGCGGACCAGGGCTCAGGCGCGCAGGCCACGGCATCGCGCACCTCGGATCTGGTACCTCCCGCAAGCGGCAACGCCGATACGGTGGGCGCGCCGACCGCAGGCGCAGGCGCTGCGGGAGATCGTGCGCAGGCTGGCGCGTCATCGAGCCTGGACCGGCTTGCTGCGCGCATGGGACAGATCCAGGACAACGCCGCCGGCAGAGCGCTGCAGCATGTCACCGGGCATGACGGGAATGCCGGCGGGCTGACCATTCGTCTGGTCCATCCGGATTAG
- a CDS encoding type IV secretion system protein, whose amino-acid sequence MTDANPYLNARREWDERYGDALARARTWRLAAFASLAVAAVAVVGITFVGAQSKIRPYVVALDTMGNPVAMAQPVTGGAVDQRILEAQLANWVWNARSVIPDPAAQKTLIARVYAMAGSDAASALNRYYRQHPPFGDFTVNVTITSVLPVSGNTWQVGWNEVRSQGGAVQPAQHWRANITTGIDPKLTDSPQVMLDNPLGIFVKSLSWTPVVGGAA is encoded by the coding sequence ATGACTGATGCCAACCCTTACCTGAACGCCCGGCGCGAGTGGGACGAACGCTATGGCGATGCGCTCGCGCGGGCCCGGACCTGGCGCCTGGCGGCCTTCGCCAGTCTGGCGGTGGCCGCGGTCGCCGTGGTCGGCATCACCTTCGTCGGCGCCCAGTCCAAGATCCGGCCCTACGTGGTGGCCCTCGACACGATGGGCAACCCGGTGGCCATGGCGCAGCCCGTCACGGGCGGCGCCGTCGACCAGCGCATCCTCGAAGCCCAGCTCGCCAACTGGGTGTGGAACGCCCGCAGCGTCATCCCCGACCCCGCTGCCCAGAAAACCCTGATCGCCCGGGTCTACGCCATGGCCGGCAGCGATGCCGCCAGCGCCCTCAACCGCTACTACCGCCAGCACCCACCCTTCGGCGACTTCACGGTCAACGTCACCATCACCAGCGTGCTGCCGGTGAGCGGCAACACCTGGCAGGTGGGCTGGAACGAGGTGCGCAGCCAGGGCGGTGCGGTGCAGCCGGCCCAGCACTGGAGGGCCAACATCACCACCGGCATCGACCCCAAACTCACGGACAGTCCCCAGGTGATGCTGGACAACCCACTGGGGATCTTCGTCAAGAGCCTGTCCTGGACGCCCGTGGTGGGCGGTGCTGCATGA
- a CDS encoding TrbG/VirB9 family P-type conjugative transfer protein, with product MKVLRILALLTCMGATASAAPAALASGAAPASTPSSGATRVHETVTLANPTSRQLYEARAPIPLSHRATEDASQDWLRTGVAASLVGTNGQVLYPYGQSRPTVTCAPLHICVIDLMQGERITNIAIGDSVRWLVQSADAASRPVVVVKPTQAGLVTNLVVTTDVGRIYYLTLVSDPHDYVPLIGFYDPQQLVIHLQQRAQEARAAEQAKTEARKQAVVAPLGRIDPAQLDFDFRCKADDGHSDLDNADLKPVRVFAGGGHTYLQMPGTMQDTDAPAVFDTTGGQTALMNSRLVHGYFVLDGLPQQFKLVVGVGKNARSVSCRHDPVNAGFWAR from the coding sequence ATGAAGGTTCTTCGCATCCTCGCTCTACTGACGTGCATGGGCGCGACCGCCTCGGCCGCGCCTGCAGCGCTGGCATCAGGGGCCGCTCCGGCATCGACCCCATCGTCGGGCGCAACGCGGGTCCACGAGACCGTGACCCTTGCCAACCCCACCAGCCGGCAACTCTACGAGGCCAGGGCACCGATCCCGCTCAGCCACCGTGCCACCGAGGACGCCTCGCAGGACTGGCTCAGGACCGGTGTTGCCGCCAGCCTGGTGGGCACCAACGGCCAGGTGCTGTACCCCTATGGCCAGAGCCGCCCGACGGTGACCTGTGCGCCGCTGCATATCTGCGTCATCGACTTGATGCAGGGCGAGCGCATCACCAATATTGCGATCGGCGACTCGGTGCGCTGGTTGGTGCAGTCCGCGGATGCCGCAAGCCGCCCCGTGGTGGTGGTCAAGCCCACCCAAGCCGGTCTGGTGACCAATCTGGTGGTGACCACCGATGTTGGACGGATTTATTACCTGACCCTGGTCAGTGATCCGCATGACTACGTGCCGCTGATCGGCTTCTACGACCCGCAGCAGTTGGTGATCCACCTGCAGCAGCGGGCTCAAGAGGCGAGGGCGGCCGAGCAGGCCAAGACGGAGGCGCGCAAGCAGGCCGTGGTCGCTCCACTGGGGCGCATCGATCCGGCCCAGCTCGACTTCGACTTCCGCTGCAAGGCGGATGATGGCCACAGCGATCTGGACAACGCCGACCTGAAGCCGGTGCGGGTGTTCGCCGGTGGTGGGCACACCTATCTGCAGATGCCCGGCACGATGCAAGATACCGATGCCCCGGCCGTGTTCGACACCACGGGGGGCCAGACCGCGCTGATGAACAGCCGCCTGGTACACGGGTACTTCGTCCTCGACGGCCTGCCCCAACAGTTCAAACTGGTCGTGGGCGTGGGCAAGAACGCCCGCAGCGTCAGTTGCCGTCACGATCCGGTCAACGCCGGATTCTGGGCGCGGTGA
- a CDS encoding TrbI/VirB10 family protein: MHDAGQEPTSVDQALIRQDVDGGAAQTHDAKGNQGSSGRVGRVGIRIQGIPRLGGARLSKNFKVVAFIGGGALAGGMLLGVLTAGNRPKAAVDGASGAMVGQTRPDVDAMMRAAQRAAQADAARRHAGGTAPASGASSALRGGASQVAAALPAGGQASQLTPAQKYRQWLTAQHYKDLEGRVLAAQSAQVAQTSAAELGMMRGGPPRGDGASTADAWRRLSALAATPQGAADPQVQKALAALQRSTGLGLGETAEAQDSQDRNQAFLTSVEHQASSESAGYLDAVAQPPISDHELFAGSVIPAVMLSGIDSDLPGTITAQVRQTVYDSLHPDVVVIPQGTRIVGVYSSAVAYGQSRVLVAWDRLIFPDGAMIDLRGMAGTDGQGQAGFHDQVDNHGLRIFGSAVLMSLLGVGAQLSQPQNAGALNTPSASQQAAAALAQQMDNVGTNLLNKNLSIQPTLTIRPGYAFNVLVNRTMILPAYGGR, from the coding sequence ATGCATGACGCCGGACAGGAGCCGACTTCGGTCGACCAGGCGCTGATCCGCCAGGATGTGGATGGTGGGGCGGCGCAGACCCACGACGCCAAGGGCAATCAGGGCAGCTCGGGCAGGGTGGGCAGGGTGGGGATCCGCATCCAAGGGATCCCACGCCTGGGCGGTGCCCGGCTGAGCAAGAACTTCAAGGTGGTGGCCTTCATCGGCGGTGGGGCACTTGCAGGTGGCATGCTGCTGGGTGTGCTGACGGCGGGGAACCGACCCAAGGCTGCGGTGGATGGTGCATCCGGGGCGATGGTGGGCCAGACCCGGCCGGACGTGGACGCGATGATGCGGGCGGCGCAGCGGGCTGCACAGGCCGATGCAGCGCGAAGGCATGCAGGTGGGACGGCCCCTGCGTCTGGTGCGAGCTCTGCCCTGCGCGGTGGTGCATCCCAGGTTGCCGCAGCCCTGCCTGCAGGAGGACAGGCATCGCAGCTCACGCCAGCGCAGAAGTACCGCCAGTGGTTGACGGCGCAGCATTACAAGGACCTGGAAGGTCGGGTGCTAGCGGCGCAGAGTGCGCAGGTGGCCCAGACCAGCGCTGCGGAACTGGGGATGATGCGCGGCGGGCCGCCGCGTGGTGACGGCGCGTCGACCGCGGATGCCTGGCGCCGACTCAGCGCGCTGGCGGCGACGCCGCAGGGCGCTGCGGACCCCCAGGTGCAGAAGGCGCTTGCAGCCTTGCAGCGGTCCACGGGTTTGGGGCTTGGTGAGACGGCGGAGGCGCAGGACTCGCAGGACCGCAATCAGGCCTTCCTGACCAGCGTGGAGCACCAGGCGTCGTCGGAGTCCGCGGGGTATCTGGATGCAGTGGCACAGCCACCGATCAGCGACCATGAGCTGTTCGCAGGCTCGGTGATTCCGGCGGTGATGCTGAGCGGCATCGACAGCGATCTGCCGGGCACGATCACGGCCCAGGTGCGCCAGACGGTGTACGACAGCCTGCATCCGGATGTTGTGGTCATTCCCCAAGGCACGCGCATTGTCGGTGTGTACAGCAGCGCGGTAGCCTATGGCCAGAGTCGGGTGCTGGTGGCGTGGGATCGGCTGATCTTCCCCGACGGGGCGATGATCGATCTGCGGGGGATGGCCGGTACGGACGGGCAAGGGCAGGCCGGCTTCCACGACCAGGTCGACAACCACGGCCTGCGGATCTTCGGCAGCGCGGTGCTGATGAGCCTGCTGGGCGTGGGGGCGCAGTTGAGCCAGCCGCAGAATGCCGGGGCGCTCAACACGCCGTCCGCGAGTCAGCAGGCGGCCGCGGCCCTGGCGCAGCAGATGGACAACGTGGGCACGAATCTGTTGAACAAGAACCTGAGCATCCAGCCGACCTTGACCATCCGTCCGGGCTATGCCTTCAACGTGCTGGTGAACCGGACGATGATCCTGCCGGCGTATGGGGGGCGGTGA